One window of the Gambusia affinis linkage group LG01, SWU_Gaff_1.0, whole genome shotgun sequence genome contains the following:
- the lamtor5 gene encoding ragulator complex protein LAMTOR5 yields the protein MESTLEQHLDDTMKNPAVVGVLCTDQQGHSLGCRGSLSDEHGGVVSVLAKQAAALPKDPTDSPTVCLESDSGNILVRSHGSITIAVHKIAS from the exons ATGGAGTCTACGCTTGAACAACATCTTGATGATAC catGAAGAATCCAGCTGTGGTCGGAGTCCTCTGCACAGACCAGCAGGGACACAGTCTGGGCT gtCGTGGGTCGTTGTCCGACGAACACGGTGGTGTTGTTTCGGTTTTGGCCAAACAAGCTGCAGCTCTCCCCAAAGACCCGACAGACTCCCCGACCGTCTGCCTGGAGTCTGACTCGGG GAACATTTTGGTGCGGAGTCACGGAAGCATCACAATAGCAGTCCACAAGATCGCATCCTGA
- the prok1 gene encoding prokineticin-1 encodes MDSRTVFLSFLLVTMRLSRGAVAPSTCEKDDQCGHLECCAVSLWKSNQRMCISLGVEGDECRPLSFKVPSSGIRQEHTCPCLPNLTCKFSFDLFKCIEDLKK; translated from the exons ATGGACAGTCGCACCGTTTTTCTGTCCTTCCTGCTGGTGACTATGAGGTTGTCCAGAGGAGCTGTGGCCCCTTCG ACCTGTGAAAAAGATGATCAGTGTGGTCATCTCGAATGCTGTGCCGTTAGTCTGTGGAAGAGCAATCAGAGGATGTGCATCTCACTAGGAGTGGAAGGGGATGAATGCCGCCCGCTCAGCTTCAAG GTGCCGTCCAGTGGGATAAGGCAAGAGCACACCTGTCCCTGTCTCCCAAACCTGACGTGCAAGTTTTCTTTCGACCTGTTCAAATGTATTGAAGatctaaaaaagtaa
- the LOC122837215 gene encoding uncharacterized protein LOC122837215, which translates to MKILFMLFCLLQENCLLKAQPRTEEVQHIVLRLVFPPFYNGYNKSCCKLYPGQCYKVLDSAGYTCDSLRGRVTTTEEDGWIEFRISNVQVGDAGYYRCAVLGTQYQIYSDYYVEVIETSDHYSKTQFPLTTTAIRVPSSFTTLLASTVLVPVQDFRDSDGASWNFRMLLFVTVSIAAMISVVSVVVAVCCKVKAKRKKSNVHGEALCESQKRDAPEISGIVYVTVDFKPRQKPEGVYANLEQQTTGESISQADNAGKVEYSTLAVQL; encoded by the exons ATGAAGATTCTCTTTATGTTGTTCTGCCTTTTGCAAG AGAACTGCCTCCTGAAAGCACAGCCGAGGACTGAGGAGGTTCAGCACATTGTGCTGAGACTCGTGTTTCCTCCGTTTTACAACGGCTACAACAAGTCCTGCTGTAAACTGTATCCTGGCCAATGCTACAAAGTGCTGGACAGTGCAGGGTACACCTGTGATTCACTGAGGGGAAGAGTCACCACAACGGAGGAAGACGGATGGATCGAGTTCAGGATATCAAACGTGCAGGTCGGAGATGCGGGTTATTACAGATGTGCTGTTCTGGGAACCCAGTACCAAATTTATTCTGACTACTATGTGGAGGTGATTG AAACCTCTGATCACTACAGCAAGACACAGTTTCCACTGACAACCACAGCAATCAGGGTCCCAAGCAGCTTCACAACTCTCCTGGCCTCTACTGTTCTGGTCCCAGTACAGGACTTCAGAGACAGTGACGG AGCCTCCTGGAATTTTCGCATGCTGCTCTTTGTCACTGTGTCCATCGCAGCCATGATCTCTGTTGtatctgttgttgttgctgtttgctGTAAAGTCAAAGCAAAACGCAAAAAGTCAA aCGTACATGGAGAAGCTCTGTGTGAGTCACAGAAACGAGACGCCCCG GAAATTAGTGGAATCGTCTATGTAACAGTGGACTTTAAGCCTCGTCAGAAACCTGAGGGGGTGTATGCAAACCTGGAACAGCAGACAACCGGAGAAAGCATCTCTCAAGCGGACAATGCTGGGAAAGTGGAGTACTCCACATTGGCAGTCCAGCTGTGA